A window from Apostichopus japonicus isolate 1M-3 chromosome 2, ASM3797524v1, whole genome shotgun sequence encodes these proteins:
- the LOC139973037 gene encoding caveolin-3-like isoform X1, translating into MEESSVLYSTPDAAVAGGDQYECKGINVKAWVQEKNNQQQSSDGEIGNKVTRDYSSYHRWKKNEKVQLLNMASRNGENTNSSSNYEEPSVSIKNNDGEVKITMTAPGEERLDMQDRDPTNMNSHVRVGFEEVFAEPEGMHSWDPVWRYSYLTFFNSKFWCYRLITLLCAVPAAILWGIYFALLTFTHIWCVVPCVKAILIKLQCAGQLFGLLVRTFWEPLYIALSKIFSNIHITIRKE; encoded by the exons ATGGAAGAATCATCAGTTCTTTATTCTACTCCTGATGCGGCCGTTGCTGGAGGAGATCAATATGAATGCAAAGGAATAAACGTGAAG GCATGGGTTCAAGAGAAAAACAACCAGCAACAGAGTTCAGACGGAGAGATTGGAAATAAAGTCACGCGTGACTATAGCAGTTACCACAGAtggaaaaagaatgaaaaagtaCAG CTTCTAAATATGGCGTCCAGAAATGGTGAAAACACAAACTCATCCTCTAACTACGAGGAACCATCGGTCTCCATTAAAAATAATGATGGCGAAGTGAAAATCACAATGACAGCACCAGGAGAGGAGAGGCTGGATATGCAGGACAGAGATCCAACCAATATGAACAGTCACGTCAGG GTTGGCTTTGAAGAGGTGTTTGCAGAACCAGAGGGAATGCATAGTTGGGATCCAGTCTGGCGTTATAGCTATTTGACTTTCTTCAATTCAAAGTTTTGGTGTTATAGGCTCATCACGTTACTCTGTGCCGTTCCTGCTGCAATATTATGGG GTATATACTTTGCGTTGCTGACATTTACACACATTTGGTGCGTGGTACCCTGCGTCAAGGCCATACTCATCAAGCTCCAGTGCGCAGGACAACTTTTCGGTTTATTGGTCAGGACATTTTGGGAACCACTTTACATCGCACTTTCAAAAATATTCTCCAATATTCACATCACCATtagaaaagaataa
- the LOC139973037 gene encoding caveolin-3-like isoform X2, translating into MEESSVLYSTPDAAVAGGDQYECKGINVKLLNMASRNGENTNSSSNYEEPSVSIKNNDGEVKITMTAPGEERLDMQDRDPTNMNSHVRVGFEEVFAEPEGMHSWDPVWRYSYLTFFNSKFWCYRLITLLCAVPAAILWGIYFALLTFTHIWCVVPCVKAILIKLQCAGQLFGLLVRTFWEPLYIALSKIFSNIHITIRKE; encoded by the exons ATGGAAGAATCATCAGTTCTTTATTCTACTCCTGATGCGGCCGTTGCTGGAGGAGATCAATATGAATGCAAAGGAATAAACGTGAAG CTTCTAAATATGGCGTCCAGAAATGGTGAAAACACAAACTCATCCTCTAACTACGAGGAACCATCGGTCTCCATTAAAAATAATGATGGCGAAGTGAAAATCACAATGACAGCACCAGGAGAGGAGAGGCTGGATATGCAGGACAGAGATCCAACCAATATGAACAGTCACGTCAGG GTTGGCTTTGAAGAGGTGTTTGCAGAACCAGAGGGAATGCATAGTTGGGATCCAGTCTGGCGTTATAGCTATTTGACTTTCTTCAATTCAAAGTTTTGGTGTTATAGGCTCATCACGTTACTCTGTGCCGTTCCTGCTGCAATATTATGGG GTATATACTTTGCGTTGCTGACATTTACACACATTTGGTGCGTGGTACCCTGCGTCAAGGCCATACTCATCAAGCTCCAGTGCGCAGGACAACTTTTCGGTTTATTGGTCAGGACATTTTGGGAACCACTTTACATCGCACTTTCAAAAATATTCTCCAATATTCACATCACCATtagaaaagaataa